A genome region from Vibrio tapetis subsp. tapetis includes the following:
- the pheT gene encoding phenylalanine--tRNA ligase subunit beta: MKFSESWLREWVKPAVNSEELAHQITMAGLEVDEVAPVAGEFTGVKVGKVVECGQHPDADKLQVTKIDIGEEELLDIVCGASNCRLGLTVAVATVGAVLPGNFKIKKAKLRGVPSHGMLCSFSELGIDVESDGILELPEGTALGMDVRELLELNDVAIDVDLTANRADCFSIRGLAREVGVLNRADVTEPSVEAVATSIEDTVAVEIKATDACPRYLGRVVKNVNVKAESPLWMQEKLRRCGIRSIDPVVDITNYVMLEQGQPMHAFDLAKIEGGIVVRLAEQGEKLTLLDGNEAELNSKTLVIADQNKALAIAGIFGGQDSGVTTETTDVLLEAAFFAPDHIRGRARAYGLHTDSSLRFERGVDATLQAAAMERATQLLVEICGGDVAPVNGSESEADLPKANTVALRRAKLDSLLGHEIPSTDVVEILTRLGCDVETTSEGWTAVSPAWRFDIAIEQDLIEEVGRIYGYDNIPNQSPVAALKMNDHKEANQPLKRVRDLLVDRGYHEAITYSFVEPEQQKLVVPGVEPLILPFPISADMSAMRLGLIQGLLNTVVHNQNRQQSRVRLFESGLRFIPEESAENGMRQEMMLAGVISGTRGEEHWDIATNTVDFFDLKGDLEAVLELTANEKAYSFKAAKHPALHPGQTAAIIVDGKEVGIIGTVHPELERKFGLNGRTIVFEIEWAAINTRALPEAVAVSKFPANRRDIAVVVDEAVLSGDIVNACLAAGGEFLTDAQLFDVYVGKGVEEGKKSLAIALSLQSLERTLEDADIAGAVDAIVASISEKFGAALRD, translated from the coding sequence ATGAAATTCAGTGAATCTTGGCTACGTGAGTGGGTTAAACCTGCAGTAAACAGCGAAGAACTAGCACACCAAATCACAATGGCTGGTTTGGAAGTAGACGAAGTTGCTCCAGTTGCGGGCGAGTTTACAGGCGTTAAAGTCGGTAAAGTGGTTGAGTGCGGCCAGCACCCAGACGCAGACAAACTTCAAGTAACAAAAATCGATATTGGTGAAGAAGAGCTGTTAGACATCGTATGTGGTGCTTCTAACTGTCGTCTTGGCCTAACAGTAGCCGTTGCTACCGTTGGCGCTGTTCTTCCTGGTAACTTCAAAATTAAGAAAGCAAAACTGCGCGGTGTTCCATCGCACGGCATGCTTTGTTCTTTCTCTGAGCTAGGTATCGACGTTGAATCAGACGGCATCCTTGAGCTTCCAGAAGGTACAGCTCTTGGTATGGACGTTCGTGAGCTTCTAGAGCTTAACGATGTTGCTATCGACGTAGACCTAACAGCAAACCGCGCAGACTGCTTCAGCATTCGTGGCCTTGCTCGTGAAGTTGGCGTTCTTAACCGTGCTGACGTAACAGAGCCTTCTGTAGAAGCGGTTGCGACAAGCATTGAAGATACTGTGGCTGTTGAAATTAAAGCAACGGATGCGTGTCCACGTTACCTTGGCCGTGTGGTTAAGAACGTAAACGTGAAAGCAGAATCTCCACTTTGGATGCAAGAAAAATTGCGTCGTTGTGGCATCCGTTCAATCGACCCAGTTGTAGACATCACTAACTACGTGATGCTAGAGCAAGGCCAACCAATGCACGCATTTGATCTTGCTAAGATCGAAGGCGGTATCGTGGTTCGTCTGGCAGAGCAGGGCGAAAAGCTAACCCTTCTAGATGGTAATGAAGCAGAGCTAAACAGCAAAACGCTTGTTATCGCTGACCAGAACAAAGCACTAGCGATTGCTGGTATCTTTGGTGGTCAAGACTCTGGTGTGACTACTGAAACAACAGACGTTCTTCTAGAAGCGGCATTCTTCGCACCAGACCACATCCGTGGTCGCGCACGTGCTTACGGCTTGCACACAGATTCTTCGTTACGTTTTGAACGTGGTGTAGACGCAACACTTCAAGCAGCAGCAATGGAGCGTGCAACACAGCTTCTTGTTGAAATTTGTGGTGGTGACGTTGCTCCGGTAAACGGCAGCGAGTCTGAAGCTGATTTGCCAAAAGCAAACACAGTGGCACTTCGTCGCGCTAAGCTAGACAGCTTGCTAGGTCACGAAATTCCATCTACGGATGTGGTTGAGATCTTAACGCGTCTTGGTTGTGATGTAGAAACGACCTCCGAAGGCTGGACGGCAGTTTCTCCAGCTTGGCGTTTTGATATTGCTATTGAGCAAGATCTTATCGAAGAAGTTGGCCGTATCTACGGTTACGACAACATTCCAAACCAATCTCCAGTGGCAGCACTGAAGATGAACGATCACAAAGAAGCAAACCAACCGCTTAAACGCGTTCGTGACCTTCTTGTAGACCGCGGCTACCACGAAGCAATCACGTACAGCTTTGTTGAACCAGAACAGCAAAAATTAGTTGTTCCAGGTGTAGAGCCACTGATCCTGCCATTCCCAATCTCTGCGGATATGTCAGCGATGCGTCTTGGTTTGATTCAAGGCCTACTAAACACCGTTGTTCACAACCAAAATCGTCAGCAGTCTCGCGTTCGTTTATTCGAATCTGGCCTTCGTTTTATCCCTGAAGAGTCAGCGGAAAACGGCATGCGCCAAGAAATGATGCTTGCGGGTGTTATCTCTGGTACTCGTGGCGAAGAGCACTGGGATATTGCGACTAACACTGTCGATTTCTTCGATCTTAAAGGTGACTTGGAAGCAGTACTAGAGCTAACGGCGAACGAAAAAGCCTACAGCTTTAAAGCGGCGAAGCACCCAGCACTTCACCCAGGTCAAACTGCGGCAATTATTGTTGATGGCAAAGAAGTGGGCATCATCGGTACTGTTCACCCAGAATTGGAGCGCAAGTTTGGCCTAAACGGCCGTACTATCGTGTTCGAAATCGAGTGGGCTGCTATCAATACTCGTGCGCTTCCTGAAGCTGTTGCGGTATCTAAGTTCCCTGCGAACCGTCGTGATATCGCGGTAGTGGTTGACGAAGCCGTGTTGTCTGGCGACATCGTTAATGCTTGCCTTGCT
- the pheS gene encoding phenylalanine--tRNA ligase subunit alpha has product MQHLEEIIANATAAINTAESLVALDEVRVQYLGKKGELTLQLQSLGKLPPEERRTAGQEINKAKGAVQQAIAARKDALQRAELEAKLAEETIDVSLPGRRIENGGLHPVTRTVERIEQFFGELGFSTESGPEIEDAFHNFDALNIADDHPARTDHDTFFFNPDLMLRTHTSGVQIRTMENGKPPFRFIAPGRVYRNDYDQTHTPMFHQVEGMLVDENVNFAQLKGVLNDFLCNFFEEEVEVRFRPSFFPFTEPSAEVDVKRKDGKWLEVLGCGMVHPNVLRSVGIDPEKYSGFAFGMGIERLTMLRYGVNDLRAFFENDLRFLKQFK; this is encoded by the coding sequence ATGCAACATCTAGAAGAGATCATTGCTAATGCAACGGCTGCCATTAATACGGCTGAGTCGTTAGTCGCACTTGATGAAGTGCGTGTTCAGTATTTAGGTAAAAAGGGCGAACTAACCCTTCAACTGCAAAGCCTAGGTAAACTTCCACCTGAAGAGCGTCGCACTGCTGGTCAAGAGATCAACAAAGCGAAAGGCGCTGTTCAGCAAGCGATTGCTGCTCGCAAAGACGCACTTCAACGTGCTGAGCTAGAAGCTAAACTGGCTGAAGAAACCATCGATGTGAGCCTTCCAGGTCGTCGCATTGAAAATGGCGGTCTGCACCCAGTCACTCGCACTGTTGAGCGTATTGAGCAGTTCTTTGGTGAGCTTGGCTTTAGCACTGAGTCTGGCCCTGAAATTGAAGATGCATTCCATAACTTTGATGCATTGAACATTGCAGACGATCACCCAGCTCGTACTGACCACGATACGTTCTTCTTTAACCCTGATCTCATGTTGCGCACGCACACATCAGGTGTTCAGATCCGTACGATGGAAAATGGCAAACCACCGTTCCGCTTTATTGCACCGGGCCGTGTTTACCGTAACGACTACGATCAAACGCATACGCCAATGTTCCACCAAGTGGAAGGCATGCTAGTAGACGAAAACGTAAACTTCGCACAACTTAAAGGCGTGTTAAACGATTTCCTATGTAACTTCTTTGAAGAAGAAGTAGAAGTGCGTTTCCGTCCTTCATTCTTCCCGTTCACAGAACCTTCAGCTGAAGTTGACGTGAAGCGTAAAGATGGCAAATGGTTAGAAGTACTTGGCTGTGGCATGGTTCACCCGAACGTACTTCGTTCTGTTGGCATCGACCCTGAGAAATACTCTGGTTTTGCTTTCGGTATGGGTATTGAGCGTCTAACAATGCTTCGTTACGGCGTAAACGACCTTCGTGCGTTCTTCGAGAACGACCTTCGTTTCCTTAAACAATTCAAGTAA
- a CDS encoding GGDEF domain-containing protein produces the protein MKSFLWDKNFETGLDDVDEQHQYLVGIINKYAELISENGLKPGDVRTALVELSDYAEFHFEQEEALMDSIGVDERHVGFHIKLHRNFMADIRSMQGLIDFDDKNSSELLLDFLIHWLAYHILGCDQNMARQAEAIKSGLLPSEAYENEERERDSSTEPLLLALNGLFEQVSARNKLLLSLNESLEKKVAQRTQELSMANQQLEALTLTDSLTKLPNRRHAIRTLRELWTSEDCLVCIMVDADHFKTVNDTHGHDAGDLVLCELARTLKGAFRTDDIVCRLGGDEFIVICPDTDLRGGLHVANLMLDQVNRLVVKNDHTLWVGSVSVGVAEKTNETLDFNELIKLADQSVYQAKTNGKNQVQHVQAALPIEKSC, from the coding sequence ATGAAATCATTTTTGTGGGACAAAAACTTTGAGACTGGCCTAGACGATGTTGATGAACAACATCAATATTTGGTTGGTATTATTAATAAGTATGCAGAGTTGATTTCAGAAAATGGGTTAAAACCAGGCGATGTGAGAACCGCATTGGTTGAATTGTCCGACTACGCTGAATTTCATTTTGAACAAGAAGAAGCATTGATGGACAGTATCGGTGTTGATGAACGTCATGTTGGCTTTCATATTAAGCTACACCGTAACTTTATGGCTGATATTCGCTCTATGCAAGGACTGATTGATTTCGACGATAAAAATTCGTCAGAATTGCTGCTTGATTTTTTAATCCACTGGTTGGCTTATCATATTTTAGGCTGTGATCAGAACATGGCTCGGCAAGCTGAAGCCATTAAAAGTGGTCTGTTGCCGAGTGAAGCCTATGAAAATGAAGAGAGAGAAAGGGACAGCTCAACAGAACCTCTTTTGTTAGCATTAAATGGCTTATTTGAGCAGGTTTCTGCTCGGAATAAATTACTTCTTTCACTTAACGAATCATTGGAGAAGAAGGTTGCACAGCGAACACAAGAATTGTCGATGGCGAACCAACAGCTTGAAGCCCTTACTTTGACCGATTCACTGACTAAATTGCCAAACCGCCGCCATGCCATTCGAACCTTGCGTGAACTTTGGACTTCAGAGGATTGTTTAGTGTGCATCATGGTGGACGCCGATCATTTTAAAACCGTGAATGATACCCACGGGCATGATGCTGGAGATCTCGTATTATGCGAATTAGCTCGAACGCTCAAAGGTGCATTTAGAACCGACGATATTGTGTGCCGTCTAGGCGGTGATGAGTTTATAGTGATCTGTCCTGACACGGATTTGAGAGGTGGGTTGCATGTCGCGAATCTCATGCTTGATCAGGTCAATCGTCTGGTCGTAAAAAATGACCACACATTATGGGTCGGCAGTGTCAGTGTAGGGGTGGCCGAGAAAACCAATGAGACTTTGGATTTCAATGAATTAATCAAACTTGCTGATCAATCTGTTTATCAAGCAAAAACTAATGGAAAAAATCAAGTGCAGCATGTCCAGGCAGCACTGCCAATTGAAAAAAGTTGTTAG
- the pulA gene encoding pullulanase-type alpha-1,6-glucosidase, with the protein MKKNKFTLRKSKLSVALLSILAASALTACNDSNDDTTVVKPSNDKVDTPQAGIDLSPQVNLPASTPAPSNKQIAVSYLVSPANGAVQAMAASTSSEDYSKWTLKCGDGEPISPSHSDSFGPSWLISSTTVGQCKFIDASGTEKAEEVTLAATDAGKQIGLVDGKPVTATGERSTLLLEGYGLDQTNTDVKLPVVKAPGDLAKPGKGQVALQLYDPMGDYAPYDKMNLHIWNDTASECTAMDSSYANDGWDDASVVPNEVDEFGPVWYVPVTDTDKGCFKVIFRNATKDKLIGSDLTVNIATLGDTKTATYMPGRTQSYASRDKAFEIAGPSAEFSIDTVGAILIDAKTLVWKGGDKSDVQIKFNHDGKYSVNDGVISGSAIKLTSTTLTDEQKAKFPHLAGYPAFEIPALNANVSLNKLLKGSMVAISSSAVDGAQQLRSATAIQYAGALDDLFAEEAKALEYGAVYGDNGVTFRLWAPTASDVDLVIYGQDKQEITRIQMIEDAKTGSWSLTQELDSVDKKYYRYAMKVFQPREQKGYGYEVTDPYSVSLSTNSIFSQAINLSSDELKPSGWDALQSPHSQKDSDLSDMVIYESHVRDFSSLDNSTQNKGKYLAFTESGTTPTEHLKQLSEAGMTHLHLLPVFDIATINEDPSKVADINEPFSKLCTVNPATKSSDFAKYCDSGSTIAEVFEEIKASDSKETPKVQDLNELVRGVDSYNWGYDPLHYTVPEGSYASNAEGSSRILEFRQMVQSVKQDIKMNVVMDVVYNHTNDAGLGEKSVLDKIVPLYYQRLVPDTGAVTNSTCCSNTAPEHEMFAKMIDDSIKTWTKEYKIDAFRWDLMGHHPLAQMKGTLEAAKTVNPEVYFYGEGWNFGEVQDDKRFVQATQKHLGGTGIGSFSDRLRDAVRGGSPFDGGEGLRKTQGFATGAYVLPNELAKADADELKRALHQIDLTRLGMAGNLKSFEFIDKDGKTQKGSTLDYNGQKAGYAEQPWEVQNYVSKHDNQTFWDINMYKVAKDVSPEVRVKMQSIGMATVLLGQAMPFNHMGGELLRSKSMQRDSYDYGDWYNKVDFTLNDNNWNKGLPAKEKDADNYDVITDVLVANAQASATNIETAFAQYKELLTLRKSSPLMTLPTGKEIISRVDFKNTGATQTPGLIVMTIDNGSTQATDLDASLDAIVVMINATPSEQSFSKFSAVLEGFELSSAHRSSSSIAEGASFTNGTFVVPAWGSAVFVQPRNGNRGEGIAVSKKDEVPPFGYETKVYVAGSLNEWKVDGTLASFTGNGRYSVDVTVGANTEYKFTLGDWDKANWGCGSENCKIAVAGKYRLTLDASVEGSPKVLDAVKM; encoded by the coding sequence GTGAAGAAGAATAAATTTACCCTACGAAAATCCAAACTGTCGGTAGCATTGCTATCGATTCTTGCGGCCAGCGCGTTAACCGCATGTAATGACTCTAACGACGACACAACCGTTGTAAAACCATCTAACGATAAAGTCGATACTCCTCAAGCGGGCATCGATTTGTCGCCGCAAGTAAACTTACCAGCTTCTACGCCAGCCCCTTCAAATAAACAAATTGCAGTCAGCTATCTAGTATCGCCTGCCAATGGTGCGGTACAAGCGATGGCGGCGAGCACATCCTCAGAAGATTATTCAAAATGGACATTAAAGTGCGGTGACGGAGAACCTATTTCCCCATCGCATTCCGATAGTTTCGGTCCGTCATGGCTAATCAGTAGCACAACCGTTGGTCAGTGTAAGTTTATCGATGCATCGGGAACTGAAAAGGCTGAAGAAGTAACTTTAGCTGCGACAGACGCGGGTAAACAAATTGGCCTAGTTGATGGTAAACCTGTCACCGCGACAGGTGAACGTTCAACACTTCTTCTCGAAGGTTATGGTCTTGATCAGACTAACACCGACGTAAAACTTCCGGTAGTGAAAGCCCCTGGTGATCTGGCGAAGCCGGGTAAAGGTCAAGTGGCTTTACAACTCTATGATCCAATGGGCGATTACGCACCTTACGATAAAATGAACCTTCATATTTGGAATGATACCGCTTCTGAATGTACCGCAATGGATAGCTCCTACGCTAATGACGGTTGGGATGATGCTTCTGTGGTACCGAATGAAGTCGATGAATTTGGTCCAGTTTGGTATGTACCGGTAACGGATACCGACAAAGGATGTTTCAAAGTCATATTCCGTAACGCAACAAAAGACAAATTGATTGGCTCAGATCTCACCGTGAACATCGCGACGCTGGGAGACACAAAAACGGCGACCTATATGCCGGGTCGCACACAAAGTTACGCAAGCCGAGATAAAGCGTTTGAAATTGCTGGCCCTAGCGCTGAATTTTCAATTGATACCGTTGGTGCCATTCTAATTGATGCGAAGACATTGGTTTGGAAAGGTGGGGATAAATCTGATGTCCAAATTAAGTTCAATCATGATGGAAAATATTCCGTCAACGATGGGGTTATTTCAGGCTCAGCTATCAAATTAACGTCGACCACTTTAACCGATGAGCAAAAAGCGAAATTCCCACATCTTGCGGGTTACCCTGCGTTTGAGATCCCTGCATTAAACGCGAACGTCAGTTTAAACAAACTGCTAAAAGGCAGTATGGTCGCGATTTCATCTTCAGCAGTAGATGGCGCACAACAACTGCGCTCAGCGACTGCAATTCAATATGCGGGTGCGTTGGATGATTTATTTGCTGAAGAAGCCAAAGCTCTGGAATATGGTGCAGTATATGGCGATAACGGTGTTACGTTCCGCCTGTGGGCGCCAACCGCGTCAGACGTAGACTTGGTGATCTACGGCCAAGACAAACAAGAAATTACGCGTATCCAGATGATTGAAGACGCGAAAACAGGCAGCTGGAGCTTGACACAGGAATTGGATTCGGTTGATAAGAAATACTACCGTTACGCGATGAAAGTGTTCCAACCACGTGAGCAAAAAGGATATGGCTACGAAGTTACAGACCCTTATTCAGTGTCACTTTCTACTAACTCAATATTCAGCCAGGCGATTAATTTGTCTTCGGACGAGTTGAAACCGTCCGGTTGGGATGCGCTTCAATCGCCGCATTCGCAAAAAGATTCAGATCTTTCAGATATGGTGATCTACGAATCTCATGTACGTGATTTTTCATCATTGGATAACAGCACACAAAATAAAGGTAAATATCTCGCCTTTACAGAAAGTGGCACAACACCAACGGAGCATTTAAAGCAACTGAGTGAAGCGGGCATGACGCACCTTCATTTACTGCCGGTATTTGATATTGCGACGATCAACGAAGATCCGAGTAAAGTTGCGGATATCAATGAACCATTCAGCAAGCTGTGTACCGTTAACCCAGCAACCAAATCTTCTGACTTTGCTAAGTACTGCGATAGCGGTTCAACCATCGCAGAAGTATTTGAAGAGATTAAAGCAAGTGACTCCAAAGAGACGCCGAAAGTCCAAGATTTAAATGAATTGGTTCGTGGCGTTGATAGCTATAACTGGGGTTATGATCCACTACATTACACGGTGCCTGAAGGTTCTTACGCATCTAATGCTGAAGGTTCATCGCGTATTCTTGAGTTTCGCCAGATGGTGCAATCGGTGAAGCAAGACATCAAGATGAACGTAGTGATGGACGTTGTGTATAACCATACCAATGACGCAGGTCTCGGCGAGAAATCGGTACTCGATAAAATTGTACCTTTGTATTACCAAAGGTTAGTGCCAGATACTGGCGCGGTAACCAACTCGACTTGTTGCTCAAATACGGCCCCGGAACATGAAATGTTTGCCAAAATGATCGATGATTCGATCAAAACATGGACCAAAGAATACAAAATTGATGCGTTCCGTTGGGACTTAATGGGCCACCATCCACTGGCACAGATGAAAGGTACGTTGGAGGCTGCGAAAACGGTTAACCCTGAGGTGTACTTCTATGGCGAAGGATGGAACTTCGGTGAAGTACAAGACGACAAGCGTTTTGTGCAGGCAACGCAAAAACATTTAGGCGGCACGGGCATTGGTTCGTTCTCTGATCGTTTACGTGATGCAGTTCGCGGTGGTAGCCCGTTTGATGGCGGCGAAGGTCTTCGTAAAACTCAAGGCTTTGCTACGGGGGCTTATGTCTTACCCAATGAATTGGCAAAAGCGGATGCGGATGAGCTAAAACGTGCGTTACACCAAATTGATCTCACTCGGTTAGGCATGGCTGGTAACCTGAAAAGTTTTGAATTTATTGACAAAGACGGTAAGACTCAAAAGGGTTCAACGTTAGATTATAACGGCCAGAAAGCCGGTTATGCAGAGCAACCTTGGGAAGTGCAAAACTACGTTTCAAAGCACGATAACCAGACATTCTGGGATATCAATATGTATAAAGTGGCAAAAGACGTTTCTCCTGAAGTTCGAGTTAAAATGCAGTCCATCGGTATGGCAACGGTTTTACTGGGGCAGGCGATGCCTTTCAACCACATGGGTGGCGAGTTGTTGCGTTCTAAATCAATGCAGCGCGACTCGTACGATTATGGTGACTGGTACAACAAGGTTGATTTCACTCTCAACGATAACAACTGGAACAAAGGTCTACCAGCGAAAGAAAAAGATGCCGATAACTATGACGTTATCACCGACGTATTGGTTGCAAATGCACAGGCATCAGCAACCAATATTGAAACGGCATTTGCTCAGTATAAAGAACTACTGACGTTGCGTAAGTCTTCACCATTAATGACTCTGCCAACAGGTAAGGAAATCATCAGCCGTGTTGATTTCAAAAATACGGGGGCAACACAAACGCCTGGTTTGATTGTGATGACGATAGACAATGGTTCAACGCAAGCAACAGACCTAGATGCAAGTCTAGATGCGATTGTGGTTATGATTAATGCGACGCCAAGTGAACAAAGCTTTAGTAAGTTCTCGGCTGTGCTTGAAGGGTTTGAATTAAGCTCTGCTCATCGTTCATCGAGCTCTATTGCTGAAGGTGCGAGCTTTACCAATGGTACTTTTGTGGTGCCAGCTTGGGGAAGCGCTGTATTCGTGCAACCACGTAATGGCAACAGAGGTGAGGGAATTGCGGTCAGTAAAAAAGACGAAGTTCCACCGTTTGGCTATGAAACGAAAGTATACGTAGCAGGAAGCCTTAATGAGTGGAAGGTGGATGGAACTTTAGCGAGTTTTACGGGAAATGGGCGTTACTCTGTTGATGTAACAGTAGGCGCAAACACTGAGTATAAGTTTACTTTGGGCGATTGGGACAAAGCAAACTGGGGCTGTGGTTCTGAAAACTGTAAAATAGCCGTAGCGGGTAAATACCGTTTAACGCTAGATGCGTCAGTGGAAGGATCGCCTAAGGTCTTGGACGCAGTTAAAATGTAA